From Trichoplusia ni isolate ovarian cell line Hi5 chromosome 8, tn1, whole genome shotgun sequence, one genomic window encodes:
- the LOC113496937 gene encoding uncharacterized protein LOC113496937, translating into MTNKEVDGEPACDPRLAALLAVHLVSQILDEAYIIANAGNEPGPPWPYQPLLKNSDSDKLCDGDDEDTSFEASKGDSDIVNENKMEQVANVVATSTPQKVTDDFLKNKPETSFIGQGDEELEANQHELTKSTSMFINHLFDMSDVEKVVNCDDNDVSENNPESSELLTQAMGKIMESYVNTAMGMSFDQPSQSITGGVPMNRSSSTEDSDYSFLTDAFAEDLIGRDMAFYIHDDGAGDVDKSRTVSHLVPSVHIRELCNEIPEKLTESNDVARYENAYLSLNRDYEQCSEDEVEPILEDPKGMTLQEVELLTANTSSNENLSTHQEPEPSPKAKELAATSAVSAAASGSRKSSLVGRCRSQGARLLACLRGWWRRRTPGRRKENRVPCPPRGLCPLSPDARRRAASLLDQRSLRSPSPSRALLWKFNTVNEALVNSSHWKGYTFDVKPDECGEY; encoded by the exons ATGACAAACAAAGAAG TTGATGGCGAGCCGGCCTGCGACCCGCGTCTTGCTGCTTTATTGGCAGTTCACCTTGTTAGTCAAATTTTAGATGAAGCATATATTATAGCCAATGCTGGTAACGAGCCAG GTCCACCGTGGCCATATCAGCCATTATTGAAAAACAGTGATAGTGACAAACTATGCGATGGTGATGATGAAGATACATCGTTTGAGGCGTCAAAGGGCGATAGCGACATcgtgaatgaaaataagatgGAGCAAGTTGCCAATGTTGTTGCTACATCGACGCCTCAAAAAGTAACAG ATGACTTTCTAAAGAATAAACCCGAGACCAGTTTTATAGGTCAAGGTGATGAGGAATTGGAAGCG AACCAGCACGAGTTAACAAAATCAACTTCGATGTTTATAAATCATCTATTCGACATGAGTGACGTTGAAAAAGTTGTTAATTGTGACGACAACGATGTATCAGAAAATAATCCTGAAAGTAGTGAGTTGTTGACTCAAGCGATGGGTAAAATAATGGAATCGTATGTTAACACTGCAATGGGTATGTCATTTGACCAACCATCTCAATCAATAACTGGTGGTGTGCCAATGAATCGATCATCTAGCACTGAAGATTCAGACTATTCGTTTTTGACTGATGCGTTTGCCGAAGACTTAATTGGTAGAGATATGGCCTTCTATATACACGACGATGGAGCCGGTGATGTCGATAAATCCCGTACGGTCTCGCACTTAGTTCCTTCAGTTCACATAAGagag CTTTGCAATGAAATTCCTGAAAAATTAACCGAAAGCAACGATGTCGCTCGGTATGAAAATGCATATCTTTCTTTAAATC GTGATTACGAGCAATGCTCAGAAGATGAAGTCGAACCTATCTTAGAAGATCCAAAAGGGATGACCTTACAAGAAGTAGAATTGTTGACTGCGAATACATCTTCTAATGAAAATTTGTCAACGCACCAGGAGCCAGAACCCTCT CCTAAAGCAAAGGAATTGGCAGCAACTTCAGCAGTCTCGGCAGCAGCTAGTGGATCAAGAAAAAGCTCGCTGGTCGGTCGATGTCGTTCTCAAGGCGCTCGACTTTTAGCATGTCTTAGAGGATGGTGGCGGCGCAGAACCCCTGGGAGACGCAAG GAAAATCGAGTGCCCTGTCCCCCTCGAGGACTATGCCCGTTATCGCCGGATGCAAGGCGTCGAGCTGCAAGTCTATTGGATCAAAGAAGTCTAAGGTCGCCTTCACCAAGCCGCGCTCTTTTATGGAAGTTCAATACGGTCAACGAAGCCCTGGTCAATTCCTCACACTGGAAGGGATACACTTTCGATGTAAAACCAGATGAATGTGGCGAGTACTAA